The following are encoded in a window of Acropora muricata isolate sample 2 chromosome 6, ASM3666990v1, whole genome shotgun sequence genomic DNA:
- the LOC136920169 gene encoding BTB/POZ domain-containing protein 2-like has translation MATVQENWQTNCTSINQRTKYIFNTALLSDVKFIVPVSNGKRESKVIPAHKLVLAIGSPVFYAMFYGQLSDTRDSIELPDCEYEDLLEVFRFIYSDEVELTGSNVMHVLYLAKKYLVPSLAEKCAEFLRTNLDASNVFTILPHAQRFEDKELEDRCWKVIEIHTEEAVTSDDFAVVERSLVESVVKRERLIVKEVELFKAVNRWAEKKIDAQGIASDMNAKRRIIGEEILKEIRFPLMSQEEFASFVIDSNILNMQEVGDMIKHYSKVLTSPLPYLQSPRIGALKRVCRFKNFKHYPSAGLSDRLRWCYNSNPYSLILSVDKDICLHGVQLFGSEGVDYTVLLEVIEIKSNLSLVKKSETYSSEKVYSGFDVLFDTPVILKSGKRYKINSNISSPPSCYGTQEQTLVNVEGINFTISESDSFDNNGTSEKTGHLPVFLFTC, from the coding sequence ATGGCAACTGTTCAGGAGAACTGGCAGACTAACTGTACTTCCATCAACCAAAGAACTAAGTATATTTTTAACACGGCGTTGCTGAGCGATGTGAAGTTCATTGTTCCAGTGTCGAATGGCAAACGTGAAAGCAAGGTGATCCCAGCTCACAAGTTAGTACTGGCAATAGGTAGCCCTGTGTTCTATGCTATGTTTTATGGTCAATTGTCGGACACTAGAGACTCTATTGAACTGCCTGACTGTGAATATGAAGATCTACTGGAGGTATTTCGTTTCATTTACAGCGATGAAGTTGAACTAACAGGAAGCAACGTCATGCATGTGTTGTACTTGGCAAAGAAATACTTGGTACCTTCACTGGCTGAGAAATGTGCCGAATTTCTGCGAACAAATTTGGATGCTTCAAATGTGTTCACTATTCTTCCACACGCTCAGAGGTTTGAAGATAAAGAGTTGGAAGATCGATGTTGGAAAGTTATCGAGATTCACACAGAGGAAGCTGTGACCTCAGATGATTTTGCTGTGGTCGAGCGATCACTTGTGGAGTCTGTTGTGAAGAGAGAGAGGTTGATTGTGAAGGAAGTAGAACTTTTTAAGGCTGTGAATCGCTGGGCGGAAAAAAAGATTGACGCGCAAGGAATAGCCTCGGATATGAATGCAAAGAGAAGAATAATTGGAGAGGAGATTCTGAAAGAAATAAGATTTCCCTTGATGTCACAAGAAGAATTTGCTAGTTTTGTTATAGACTCCAACATTTTGAACATGCAAGAAGTTGGTGACATGATAAAGCACTACAGTAAGGTACTGACATCTCCTTTGCCGTATTTGCAGTCTCCAAGGATTGGGGCCTTAAAGCGAGTCTGTCGATTCAAGAATTTCAAGCATTATCCATCAGCGGGTTTGTCAGATAGATTGCGGTGGTGTTACAATAGTAACCCCTATTCTCTTATCCTTAGTGTGGATAAGGACATCTGTCTTCATGGAGTTCAGCTTTTCGGCTCCGAGGGTGTTGACTATACCGTTTTGTTGGAAGTTATCGAAATAAAAAGTAACTTGTCTCTGGTGAAAAAGTCAGAAACATATTCAAGTGAAAAAGTCTACTCTGGCTTTGATGTTTTGTTTGATACTCCTGTGATTCTAAAGTCAGGGAAGAGatacaaaattaattcaaatatCAGTAGTCCACCGTCATGTTATGGTACACAAGAACAAACACTTGTTAATGTTGAAGGGATTAATTTTACAATAAGTGAATCAGATTCTTTTGATAATAATGGCACCAGTGAGAAAACTGGACATCTTCCAGTCTTCCTCTttacctgttaa